In one Bacillus thuringiensis genomic region, the following are encoded:
- a CDS encoding homoserine dehydrogenase, translating into MNNVINVGVLGLGTVGSGVVHILKEHYKKIALDTGYEVKVKTVVVRDLEKERDVCIDGIAVTSHADEVLNDSNIDIVVEVMGGIEEAKQHIVKALRNKKHVVTANKDLMAVYGAELLQLANDNDCDLCYEASVAGGIPVLRGLTDGLASDQIEKIMGIVNGTTNYMLTKMSQNGWSYEEALQEAQKLGFAESDPTADVDGLDAARKVAILANLGFSMNVSLDDVQVRGIRKVEKEDLQMAEKLGFTMKLIGKAEKQGPAIHLSVEPTLLPSQHPLSNVNNEFNAVYVHGQAVGEVMFYGPGAGKLPTGSAVVSDIISIVKNMNQVPKNKSALKEPVPYELQGDEEVVSKYFLRISLRDEPGMLQKITECFVNYSVSLKEVIQLPLNRELAEVVVVTHRTSKYQFERVLEAIEAVASEINSYYIIEEEKQYV; encoded by the coding sequence ATGAATAACGTTATAAATGTTGGGGTATTAGGTTTAGGTACGGTCGGAAGTGGTGTTGTCCATATTTTGAAAGAACATTATAAAAAAATCGCTCTTGATACAGGATACGAAGTGAAAGTGAAAACAGTCGTTGTACGTGATTTGGAAAAAGAACGCGATGTTTGTATTGACGGAATTGCAGTAACAAGTCATGCAGATGAAGTTCTAAATGATTCAAATATTGATATTGTAGTAGAGGTAATGGGCGGAATTGAAGAAGCAAAACAGCATATTGTTAAGGCTTTACGAAATAAAAAACATGTCGTAACAGCAAATAAAGATTTAATGGCTGTATATGGTGCAGAGCTTCTTCAACTGGCGAACGATAATGATTGTGATTTATGTTACGAAGCGAGTGTAGCGGGCGGTATTCCAGTGTTAAGAGGATTAACGGATGGATTAGCTTCAGATCAAATTGAAAAAATAATGGGAATTGTAAATGGTACAACAAATTATATGTTAACAAAAATGAGTCAAAATGGATGGTCTTATGAAGAGGCTTTACAGGAAGCACAAAAATTAGGCTTTGCAGAATCGGATCCGACAGCAGATGTAGATGGACTAGATGCGGCGAGAAAAGTAGCAATTCTTGCAAACTTAGGTTTTTCGATGAATGTTTCATTAGATGATGTGCAAGTAAGAGGGATTCGAAAGGTCGAAAAAGAAGATTTACAAATGGCTGAAAAGTTAGGATTTACTATGAAGTTAATTGGTAAGGCTGAAAAACAAGGACCAGCCATTCATTTAAGTGTAGAACCGACGCTTTTACCGAGCCAGCATCCATTATCAAATGTGAATAATGAATTTAATGCGGTGTATGTTCATGGCCAAGCGGTAGGAGAAGTAATGTTTTATGGACCCGGGGCTGGGAAGTTACCGACTGGTTCTGCTGTAGTAAGTGATATTATTTCAATCGTTAAAAATATGAATCAAGTTCCGAAAAATAAAAGTGCGTTAAAAGAACCAGTTCCTTATGAATTACAAGGTGATGAAGAAGTAGTTTCGAAATATTTCTTACGTATTTCATTACGAGATGAGCCTGGGATGTTACAGAAAATAACAGAATGTTTCGTTAATTATTCTGTAAGTTTAAAAGAAGTTATTCAATTACCTTTAAACCGTGAACTGGCAGAAGTCGTGGTTGTGACACATCGAACTTCCAAGTATCAATTCGAACGAGTTTTAGAAGCGATAGAAGCTGTCGCAAGTGAAATAAACAGTTACTACATTATTGAGGAGGAAAAACAATATGTATAA
- the thrC gene encoding threonine synthase: MYKGLLKQYASYLPVNENTPDVSLMEGNTPLIPLLNISKQLGIQLYGKYEGANPTGSFKDRGMVMAVAKAKEEGSEAIICASTGNTSASAAAYAARLGMKCIIVIPEGKIAHGKLAQAVAYGAEIISIEGNFDDALKAVRNIAAEEPITLVNSVNPYRIEGQKTAAFEICDQLQNAPDVLAIPVGNAGNITAYWKGFCEYEKEKGYKKPRIHGFEAEGAAAIVKGHVIEEPETIATAIRIGNPASWSYAVEAAEQSHGEIDMVSDEEILHAYRLLAKTEGVFAEPGSNASLAGVIKHVESGKIKKGETVVAVLTGNGLKDPDIAISSNQLDIASVSNDIEQIKDHIKGVIMS; this comes from the coding sequence ATGTATAAAGGACTATTAAAACAGTATGCGTCTTATTTACCGGTGAATGAAAATACACCTGATGTCAGCTTAATGGAAGGAAACACACCACTTATTCCATTATTAAATATATCAAAACAATTAGGGATTCAGCTATATGGTAAGTACGAAGGAGCGAATCCGACAGGTTCTTTTAAAGATCGTGGCATGGTCATGGCAGTTGCTAAGGCGAAAGAAGAAGGTTCAGAAGCAATCATTTGTGCATCAACAGGTAATACATCAGCATCAGCTGCAGCATATGCGGCACGTCTTGGGATGAAATGCATTATCGTAATACCGGAAGGAAAGATTGCACATGGAAAATTAGCACAAGCAGTTGCCTATGGTGCTGAAATCATTTCAATAGAAGGGAATTTCGATGATGCACTTAAGGCTGTAAGAAATATTGCTGCAGAAGAGCCAATTACGTTAGTAAACTCAGTAAATCCTTATCGAATTGAAGGGCAAAAAACGGCAGCATTTGAAATTTGTGACCAATTGCAAAATGCACCAGATGTTCTAGCTATCCCTGTTGGGAACGCAGGAAATATTACAGCATATTGGAAAGGTTTCTGTGAATATGAGAAAGAAAAAGGTTATAAGAAGCCAAGAATTCATGGCTTTGAAGCGGAAGGAGCAGCTGCAATTGTAAAAGGGCATGTAATTGAAGAGCCTGAAACAATTGCAACAGCGATTCGAATCGGTAACCCGGCAAGTTGGTCATACGCAGTAGAGGCTGCTGAGCAGTCTCACGGTGAAATAGATATGGTATCAGATGAAGAAATTTTACATGCGTATAGGTTATTGGCAAAAACTGAAGGAGTTTTCGCTGAACCGGGATCAAATGCTTCATTAGCCGGCGTAATTAAACATGTTGAATCTGGAAAAATCAAAAAGGGAGAAACAGTTGTTGCAGTATTAACTGGAAATGGTTTGAAGGATCCTGATATCGCTATTTCTTCAAATCAACTAGACATCGCAAGTGTGTCAAATGATATAGAACAAATTAAAGATCATATTAAAGGGGTGATTATGTCGTGA
- the thrB gene encoding homoserine kinase: MIPFSVRVPASTANVGPGFDSVGIALSLYLDVVVKEKADKWQVIHSFEESIPTDDKNLIVSTACKVCPSISPHIIEVTSNIPLTRGLGSSASAIVAGIELANQLGNLNLTADQKVQIATNFEGHPDNVAASILGGTVIGALDGKDVSVVRIESKELGVISLIPNAELNTDESRSVLPKMFPFHEAVKASAISNVLVAALCQKRWEVVGEMMERDHFHEPYRLELVPLLPSIRKCAKEFGAYGTALSGAGPSIFILTPYEKRQEIAEQLARVFTDMKVCELEIDHKGIIVNKEEHIGT, translated from the coding sequence GTGATACCATTTAGCGTTCGTGTCCCTGCTAGTACGGCGAATGTTGGTCCTGGATTTGATTCAGTTGGAATAGCTTTGTCATTGTATTTAGATGTGGTGGTTAAAGAAAAAGCTGATAAATGGCAAGTAATCCATTCCTTTGAAGAATCAATTCCGACAGACGATAAAAATTTAATCGTTAGCACGGCATGTAAAGTATGTCCTTCTATATCACCCCATATAATAGAAGTTACTAGTAATATCCCATTAACGAGAGGGCTAGGAAGTAGTGCATCAGCAATTGTAGCCGGGATAGAGCTTGCGAATCAACTAGGCAATTTGAACTTAACTGCTGATCAAAAAGTTCAAATTGCTACAAATTTTGAAGGACATCCTGATAATGTTGCTGCTTCTATATTAGGTGGAACTGTAATTGGAGCACTTGATGGAAAGGATGTTTCCGTCGTAAGAATTGAGAGCAAGGAATTGGGTGTAATTTCTCTCATTCCGAATGCAGAATTAAATACAGATGAAAGTCGATCTGTATTACCAAAGATGTTTCCGTTTCATGAGGCAGTTAAAGCTAGTGCGATAAGTAACGTATTAGTAGCTGCATTATGTCAAAAGCGGTGGGAAGTTGTAGGTGAAATGATGGAGAGAGACCATTTTCACGAACCATATCGTTTAGAACTCGTACCATTATTACCATCTATTCGTAAATGCGCAAAAGAATTTGGTGCGTACGGCACAGCACTTAGCGGTGCGGGGCCATCTATTTTTATATTAACGCCATATGAGAAACGTCAAGAAATCGCTGAGCAATTAGCGAGAGTATTTACAGATATGAAAGTATGTGAGCTTGAAATCGACCATAAAGGTATTATTGTAAATAAGGAAGAGCATATTGGAACGTAA
- a CDS encoding DUF6366 family protein → MNKESPEEKRERMRQSELKSNPTGSLRDGLNRAETGSPVDIAGGMNWKGTGIIILVLLLGYIVYTYFFS, encoded by the coding sequence ATGAATAAAGAGTCACCAGAAGAAAAAAGAGAGCGTATGAGACAAAGTGAATTAAAAAGTAATCCTACGGGTTCTTTACGTGACGGACTCAATAGGGCGGAAACGGGTAGTCCAGTTGATATAGCAGGCGGTATGAATTGGAAAGGTACAGGAATAATCATTTTAGTACTACTTTTAGGATACATTGTATACACTTATTTTTTCAGTTGA
- a CDS encoding glycoside hydrolase, producing the protein MKKMIAICLLTTMSFSTLVGCDVKGSNAVQESKIKKATYKDFTYDVNPETFTLTVEQEGVKEQASQPLPKMKVSNVKKEKDRTSWEYPDQKVKIKLEKKKDHLNIEVESTGAESFTWPKVEAENYTLPLWEGKQIPSNDENWKKFLKDDAYSFAESFSMKFFALNGSKYSIVYIATNMFNNELKFHSDPKIGFDFTHEFPSINKNKTYGFQLYVTNNDAVSIAKLYKDDIVRKGEFKTLQEKARKNKEIEKLYGAAHFYFWNQNGLLENNINWPKLREQINSPLFSHIKELIQKNSSEPGELNVLDQVSKQDFIDKYQKNVILRYINEVLSMKEFYKEDIFQNVNQEASVLLKKGVGHLTNTELYSLNKHLLKSLLGDAVEEVSKWGNADGTDILKEMKEAGIEKAWIGLPNWEQGFMQPNFVTKAKEMGYLVGPYDSYHSIHEKSDKNWNTASFNDPSLYEEATVTKKNGEKVQGFLGRGRKLNPTLSLPSVKERMNDILQNGPKYNSWFIDCDATGEIYDDYSAKHITTQEQDLKARLKRMDYIAQEKGMVVGSEGGNDFASSTIAFAHGIETPVIKWDDEDMRKNKTSPYYVGGYWSPNQNVPEKYAKQVPLKEEYKQVYLNPVYSVPLYKLVYNDSVITTHHWEWGSLKVKDEVGNRMLSELLYNVPPLYHLDEVEWNKHKKEITEHLKVWNEVHEKAVKEEMTNFAYLSEDKLVQSVSYGKDIKIIVNFSNEDMEVEKTKIKAKSAYIDNQGKKSVYTPFEK; encoded by the coding sequence ATGAAAAAAATGATAGCGATATGTCTTCTTACAACTATGTCGTTTTCGACTTTAGTCGGTTGTGACGTAAAAGGTAGTAATGCTGTACAAGAGTCTAAAATAAAGAAAGCGACGTATAAAGATTTTACTTATGATGTAAATCCAGAAACATTCACATTAACTGTAGAACAGGAGGGGGTAAAGGAACAGGCATCACAACCCCTACCGAAAATGAAGGTATCGAATGTAAAAAAAGAAAAGGATCGTACATCGTGGGAATATCCAGATCAAAAAGTAAAAATAAAATTAGAAAAGAAAAAAGACCACTTAAACATTGAAGTGGAATCGACTGGTGCAGAAAGCTTTACATGGCCGAAAGTAGAAGCTGAAAATTATACACTTCCGTTATGGGAGGGTAAGCAAATTCCGAGCAATGATGAGAATTGGAAGAAGTTTTTAAAGGATGATGCATATTCATTTGCTGAATCATTTTCTATGAAGTTTTTCGCATTAAATGGTTCGAAATATTCAATTGTATATATTGCAACGAATATGTTTAATAATGAATTGAAATTTCATTCGGATCCGAAAATAGGATTTGATTTTACACATGAATTTCCGAGCATAAATAAAAATAAAACATATGGATTTCAATTATATGTGACAAATAATGATGCGGTAAGCATTGCTAAACTGTATAAGGATGATATTGTTCGAAAAGGTGAATTTAAAACATTACAAGAAAAGGCTAGAAAAAATAAAGAAATCGAAAAGTTATATGGAGCGGCGCATTTTTATTTTTGGAATCAAAATGGTTTATTAGAAAATAATATAAATTGGCCAAAACTAAGGGAGCAAATAAATAGCCCGCTGTTTAGTCATATAAAAGAACTTATTCAAAAGAATAGTTCCGAGCCTGGGGAACTGAATGTATTGGATCAAGTAAGTAAACAAGATTTCATTGATAAGTATCAAAAAAATGTTATTTTACGTTATATAAACGAAGTATTATCGATGAAGGAATTTTATAAAGAGGATATTTTTCAAAACGTTAATCAGGAAGCTAGTGTGCTATTAAAGAAAGGTGTAGGTCACTTAACGAATACAGAATTGTATAGCTTAAATAAGCATTTATTAAAGTCGCTACTTGGTGATGCGGTTGAAGAGGTAAGTAAATGGGGTAATGCAGATGGAACGGATATATTAAAGGAAATGAAAGAGGCAGGAATAGAAAAAGCATGGATTGGTCTGCCGAACTGGGAACAAGGATTTATGCAACCTAATTTCGTGACAAAAGCTAAGGAAATGGGGTATTTAGTTGGTCCGTATGATTCGTATCATTCCATTCACGAAAAAAGTGATAAAAATTGGAACACAGCATCCTTTAATGACCCGTCATTATATGAAGAGGCTACTGTAACGAAGAAAAACGGAGAAAAGGTGCAAGGCTTTTTAGGAAGAGGTCGCAAGTTAAATCCGACTTTATCGCTGCCTAGTGTAAAGGAACGCATGAATGATATATTACAAAATGGTCCTAAATATAATTCATGGTTTATTGATTGTGATGCGACAGGTGAAATTTACGATGACTATTCAGCGAAACATATAACGACGCAAGAGCAAGATTTAAAAGCACGTTTAAAACGAATGGACTACATTGCGCAAGAAAAGGGTATGGTCGTTGGTTCTGAAGGCGGAAATGATTTTGCTAGTAGTACGATTGCATTTGCACATGGAATTGAAACACCTGTTATTAAATGGGACGATGAAGATATGCGGAAAAATAAAACAAGTCCGTATTATGTCGGTGGATATTGGTCACCAAATCAAAATGTGCCTGAAAAATATGCAAAACAAGTACCATTGAAAGAAGAATATAAACAAGTATATTTAAACCCAGTATATTCGGTACCATTATATAAATTAGTATACAATGATTCCGTTATTACAACGCATCATTGGGAATGGGGAAGTTTAAAGGTAAAAGATGAAGTTGGAAATCGAATGCTGTCTGAATTATTGTATAATGTTCCTCCGTTGTACCATTTAGATGAAGTAGAGTGGAATAAGCATAAAAAAGAAATTACAGAGCATCTAAAAGTTTGGAATGAAGTTCATGAAAAAGCAGTAAAAGAAGAGATGACGAATTTTGCGTATTTGTCAGAAGATAAGCTAGTACAATCTGTTTCTTATGGAAAAGATATTAAAATCATTGTGAACTTCTCAAATGAAGACATGGAAGTAGAAAAAACGAAAATAAAAGCAAAGTCGGCTTACATTGATAATCAGGGGAAGAAAAGCGTGTATACGCCGTTTGAGAAATAA
- a CDS encoding LCP family protein has product MSSELEQNTRSNKKRSKRKLIKWFILIPFFLLIFGGVGYGSFIYNKAKAVVNDAYAKIDKSSKRDKEVEPLKDNISILIMGVDGSEMRKSQYGEAVRTDALLLATINKDDKSVKLVSIPRDSRVYIPTRKKLDKITHAHVFGGVESTRDTVERFLNVPVDYYVKFNFESFVQIVDSIGGIDIDVPVTFTEQDSKDQAGMIHLEKGYQHLNGEQALALARTRKIDSDAMRGQRQQLVIEAIAKKAMSVQSISKMGSLLDAVDKNMKTNLTFDDMLAITKNMAGSNLEMEKLQIEGTDKRIGGIYYYIPNEKNVKDISKKLNDHLGVTPKSVRNE; this is encoded by the coding sequence ATGAGCTCTGAATTAGAACAAAATACGAGAAGTAATAAAAAGCGTTCTAAAAGAAAGTTAATAAAATGGTTCATATTAATTCCATTTTTCCTACTTATTTTTGGAGGAGTAGGATATGGTTCGTTTATATATAATAAAGCAAAAGCTGTTGTAAATGATGCGTATGCAAAAATTGATAAGTCATCAAAGCGTGATAAAGAAGTCGAACCTTTAAAGGATAATATTTCAATATTAATCATGGGTGTAGATGGAAGTGAAATGAGAAAAAGCCAATATGGCGAAGCAGTTCGAACAGATGCACTTTTATTAGCAACAATTAATAAAGATGATAAGTCTGTTAAGCTAGTAAGTATTCCACGTGATTCACGTGTTTACATTCCAACTAGAAAAAAATTAGATAAAATTACTCATGCTCACGTATTTGGTGGCGTAGAAAGCACACGCGATACGGTGGAAAGATTTTTGAATGTACCTGTTGATTATTATGTGAAGTTTAACTTTGAATCATTCGTACAAATTGTCGATTCAATTGGTGGTATTGATATTGATGTACCAGTTACTTTCACTGAACAAGATAGTAAAGACCAAGCTGGTATGATCCATTTAGAAAAAGGTTACCAACATTTAAATGGAGAACAAGCTCTTGCACTTGCAAGAACGCGTAAAATTGATAGTGACGCAATGCGTGGACAGAGACAGCAACTTGTAATAGAAGCAATTGCCAAAAAAGCGATGTCTGTTCAATCAATTAGCAAAATGGGCTCTTTACTAGATGCGGTTGATAAAAATATGAAAACGAACTTAACATTTGACGATATGCTTGCCATTACAAAAAATATGGCAGGATCTAATTTGGAAATGGAAAAATTGCAAATAGAAGGTACAGATAAACGTATCGGTGGTATTTATTATTACATTCCAAATGAAAAAAATGTAAAAGATATTTCAAAAAAATTAAATGATCATTTAGGTGTAACGCCAAAATCAGTCCGAAACGAATAA
- a CDS encoding response regulator transcription factor, which produces MSKILVLEDELTIRSFIVLNLKRAGFYVIEATTGEEALQILSEQTVDIALLDVMLPGIDGLEVCKAIREENKKMGIIMLTARVQDEDKVQGLGIGADDYIAKPFSPVVLTARIQSLLRRIEVHEEKTNIVTSGPFSLNIIEERLYKDGQLVDLTPTEYMILQYLMNQASKPVSRDEILNMIWGTNYVGETKVVDVNMRRLRQKIECNPSEPEFILTVWGKGYVWKESIR; this is translated from the coding sequence ATGTCAAAAATTTTAGTTTTAGAAGATGAATTAACGATCCGTAGCTTTATTGTTTTAAATTTAAAACGTGCTGGATTTTATGTAATAGAAGCTACTACTGGAGAAGAAGCGTTACAGATTTTGAGTGAACAAACTGTTGATATAGCACTGCTGGATGTAATGTTACCGGGGATTGATGGTTTAGAAGTTTGTAAGGCTATCAGGGAAGAAAATAAAAAAATGGGTATTATTATGTTAACCGCACGTGTACAAGATGAAGATAAGGTGCAAGGACTAGGAATAGGTGCAGATGATTATATTGCAAAACCGTTTAGTCCAGTAGTATTAACTGCACGTATACAGTCTTTATTAAGAAGAATAGAAGTACATGAAGAAAAAACGAATATTGTTACGTCAGGTCCATTTTCGTTAAATATTATAGAAGAAAGATTGTATAAAGATGGACAATTAGTCGATTTAACACCTACAGAGTATATGATATTACAGTATTTAATGAATCAGGCTTCAAAGCCAGTTTCGCGTGATGAAATTTTAAATATGATTTGGGGAACCAATTACGTAGGTGAGACGAAAGTAGTAGATGTAAATATGAGACGGTTACGTCAAAAGATAGAATGTAATCCATCAGAACCTGAATTTATTCTTACGGTGTGGGGAAAAGGATATGTGTGGAAGGAAAGCATAAGATGA
- a CDS encoding sensor histidine kinase, protein MKRKVTLYFMTVITLMLVLFEVVFSVSIYRYYYNGIVQYIESHAKTSTRFFSEYNSLYFIRLQEYSGDIISSFQLEGTELQLIDRHGSVIQSSSGEKVEGKVNIPQSLLEGEMYNQVTMKGNKKQLEVLSPLIHQGQTIGVLKYTTVLTNVNKKIIEIITFTISVGIVISGVVFLISRRLANSFVEPIESIIQASSQIAEGTLKQKIKEDYPGELGDLAHSLNYMAYKIDKAEQMKNEFIASISHEIRTPLTGIKGWSETLKTVDHLTEEEIKQGMGIISGETDRLIHLVEELLDFSRLQSNHFNLYKQKVQLYDILEETIWQLTPKSEEKEIQFITTIDRIELMGDRNRLKQVFLNIVQNAIKYSHKKSTIYIEATKIEGQAVIKVRDEGIGIAKEHLPYIEQSFYQINNHAAGAGIGLAIVKKMVELHGGAFSVTSKEGIGTTILIKLPL, encoded by the coding sequence ATGAAACGGAAAGTGACTTTATATTTTATGACGGTCATTACACTTATGCTTGTATTATTTGAAGTTGTATTTTCAGTCTCAATTTATCGATACTATTATAATGGTATTGTGCAATATATAGAGTCTCATGCAAAAACGAGTACACGTTTTTTTTCAGAATACAATTCACTATACTTTATTCGATTACAAGAATATAGTGGTGACATAATTAGTAGCTTTCAATTAGAAGGAACAGAATTACAGTTAATTGATCGTCATGGCTCGGTTATACAATCTTCAAGTGGTGAAAAGGTAGAAGGTAAAGTGAATATTCCGCAATCATTATTAGAAGGTGAAATGTATAACCAAGTTACTATGAAAGGTAATAAAAAACAACTAGAGGTGCTAAGTCCACTTATACATCAAGGACAAACTATTGGTGTTTTAAAATATACGACTGTTTTAACAAATGTAAATAAAAAGATTATTGAAATTATTACGTTTACTATTTCTGTAGGTATTGTTATTTCGGGAGTCGTCTTCTTAATTAGTAGACGTTTGGCAAATTCATTTGTTGAGCCAATTGAATCTATTATTCAGGCCTCTTCACAAATTGCAGAAGGCACATTAAAGCAAAAAATTAAAGAAGATTATCCTGGAGAATTAGGTGACTTGGCACATAGTTTAAATTATATGGCCTATAAAATAGATAAGGCTGAGCAGATGAAAAATGAATTCATTGCTTCTATTTCGCACGAAATACGAACGCCTTTAACAGGAATTAAAGGTTGGAGTGAGACGTTAAAAACAGTAGATCATTTAACAGAAGAAGAAATAAAGCAAGGTATGGGCATTATTTCAGGTGAGACAGATAGATTGATTCATTTAGTAGAAGAATTGCTAGATTTTTCAAGATTACAATCAAATCATTTTAATTTATATAAACAAAAGGTTCAATTGTACGATATACTAGAGGAGACGATTTGGCAATTAACTCCTAAATCGGAAGAGAAGGAAATTCAATTTATTACTACTATAGACCGAATTGAATTGATGGGAGATCGAAATAGGCTAAAGCAAGTTTTCTTGAATATTGTTCAAAATGCAATTAAGTATTCACATAAAAAAAGTACAATATACATTGAAGCGACTAAAATAGAAGGACAAGCAGTGATTAAGGTAAGAGACGAAGGGATTGGAATTGCTAAAGAACATTTACCATATATTGAGCAATCATTTTACCAAATTAATAATCATGCTGCAGGTGCAGGTATTGGTTTAGCTATCGTTAAAAAAATGGTAGAGCTTCATGGCGGTGCGTTTAGTGTTACAAGCAAAGAAGGAATAGGAACAACAATTTTGATAAAACTCCCATTATAA
- a CDS encoding peptidoglycan-N-acetylglucosamine deacetylase codes for MEKALKIKQIVVVLIAIAAVAIGYYMFQSITSPAKAVAKQENVVQLASEQPKVEMNKTAPSRFNGKERKVAYLTFDDGPGKYTAELLNTLKQHDAKATFFLIGANVKEFPDLVKRENAEGHYVGMHSMTHNFAKLYKNGEYVNEMKEDQGLIANIIGKSPKLTRPPYGSMPGLNEGLRNKVVEGGFKVWDWTIDSLDWKYNKMPVDAAAAQIAQNVLTNATKPQEVILMHDIHPQSVAAVPAILKGLKEKGYEFEAYHEESHFPVNFWHDNRM; via the coding sequence ATGGAAAAAGCTTTAAAAATTAAACAAATAGTAGTCGTTTTAATAGCGATTGCCGCAGTAGCTATTGGGTATTACATGTTTCAATCAATTACTTCACCAGCAAAAGCTGTTGCGAAACAAGAAAATGTAGTGCAGCTTGCAAGTGAACAGCCGAAAGTTGAAATGAATAAAACGGCACCAAGTCGTTTTAATGGAAAAGAAAGAAAAGTTGCTTATCTTACATTTGACGATGGGCCAGGGAAATATACGGCCGAATTATTAAATACGCTAAAACAACATGATGCGAAGGCAACGTTCTTTTTAATTGGAGCAAATGTAAAAGAATTTCCTGATTTAGTGAAACGTGAAAATGCTGAGGGTCATTATGTAGGCATGCATAGTATGACACATAATTTCGCAAAGTTATATAAAAATGGCGAGTATGTAAATGAGATGAAAGAAGATCAAGGTTTAATCGCTAATATTATTGGGAAATCACCTAAATTAACACGTCCTCCGTATGGTTCGATGCCTGGATTGAATGAAGGTCTTCGAAATAAAGTGGTAGAAGGCGGATTTAAAGTATGGGATTGGACAATTGATTCATTAGATTGGAAATACAATAAAATGCCAGTTGATGCAGCTGCAGCACAAATTGCTCAAAACGTATTAACAAATGCAACAAAACCACAAGAAGTTATTTTAATGCATGATATTCACCCGCAATCAGTTGCTGCTGTGCCAGCAATTTTAAAGGGACTAAAAGAAAAAGGTTATGAGTTTGAAGCTTATCATGAAGAGAGTCACTTCCCAGTGAACTTTTGGCATGATAACCGTATGTAA
- a CDS encoding YkyA family protein, whose product MKYGKVAVVGALSVGLLTGCFGEKPEENLYTAFETAATQEKSLVDEAKKLEQLEKQGQELYAQILQEGKDHNEAVVKKIEQATANVDDREKVLKSEKEMLEKAQKETKSVQSNIEKIEDKKLQKQAKAVEESYKNRYDAFQKMNENYTKVLATEKELYEKLKVKETKLKEIGERVKTVNELNVETQKSKEQFNKFTKEYNDSKLAFYKGAEIKIKDQK is encoded by the coding sequence TTGAAGTATGGAAAAGTAGCAGTAGTTGGAGCATTATCAGTAGGACTTTTAACAGGTTGTTTCGGTGAAAAGCCAGAAGAAAATCTATATACAGCTTTTGAAACAGCAGCAACACAAGAAAAATCTTTAGTGGATGAAGCAAAAAAATTAGAGCAGTTAGAGAAACAAGGACAAGAATTATATGCTCAAATTTTGCAAGAAGGTAAAGATCATAATGAAGCAGTTGTGAAGAAAATAGAGCAAGCTACTGCAAATGTAGATGATCGTGAAAAAGTATTAAAAAGTGAGAAAGAAATGCTAGAAAAAGCACAGAAGGAAACGAAATCTGTTCAAAGTAATATAGAGAAGATTGAAGATAAGAAGTTACAAAAACAAGCAAAAGCAGTAGAAGAGTCGTATAAGAATCGTTATGATGCATTCCAAAAAATGAATGAAAATTACACGAAAGTGTTAGCGACTGAAAAAGAACTGTATGAAAAATTAAAAGTAAAAGAAACGAAATTAAAAGAAATCGGTGAAAGAGTTAAAACTGTTAATGAATTAAATGTGGAAACACAAAAGTCGAAAGAGCAGTTTAACAAATTTACAAAAGAGTATAATGACAGTAAATTAGCATTCTACAAAGGTGCAGAAATTAAGATTAAAGATCAGAAATAA